The DNA sequence CAAAAGAACGAATACTTATTACTTCAAGGTTCCATATTTTTTTTTCTAACGCTTTTCCGGCAAGAGAATAGTTCAAAAACCCGGGGAACATTTCTGGAAATATGGTTAACACTGTAACACTAAATGTCATTAGCAAATTTGTAGTAAACTAAGCAGCAATTTGATATTATCTTATAGTATACAGCTAAATTAATCATGTCATCGAATAAAATCATTTACGAAGGTAAAGCAAAATCCATTATAGCAACTGAAGACTCGTTAACTGTCATACAGCACTTTAAAGATGATGTTACAGCGTTCAACAAGGAAAAATATGAAATCATTGAGGGTAAAGGAATAATTAATAATCATGTTAGTGCTTTTATCATGAAAAAGCTTGAAGAAGCAGGAATTAGCACGCACTTTATAAAAACTCTAAACGAAAGAGAACAGCTAGTTAAAAAACTTAAGATAATACCTCTTGAGATAGTGGTTAGAAATATTGCAGCTGGCAGCTTTTGCAAACGTTTTAATATCAAAGAAGGTGAGGCACTTACATCTCCTATAATCGAGTTTTTTTACAAAAATGATGACCTAGCCGACCCAATGGTGAATGAAAATCACATACTGTACTT is a window from the Wolbachia endosymbiont of Armadillidium arcangelii genome containing:
- the purC gene encoding phosphoribosylaminoimidazolesuccinocarboxamide synthase, with the protein product MSSNKIIYEGKAKSIIATEDSLTVIQHFKDDVTAFNKEKYEIIEGKGIINNHVSAFIMKKLEEAGISTHFIKTLNEREQLVKKLKIIPLEIVVRNIAAGSFCKRFNIKEGEALTSPIIEFFYKNDDLADPMVNENHILYFNWLSSKEMDEVKAKTLEINKILVDLFSNANIHLVDLKLEFGRLINDSTKIILADEISPDNCRLWDKNTYKKLDKDVFRLNLGDLKEAYLEVAKRLPVKLG